The following proteins come from a genomic window of Paucimonas lemoignei:
- the wssG gene encoding cell morphology protein produces MYPRLSHFLKLGLGLGFGLTAINAQAASEIAQLYASKLPEGSAWVRVVNPSDTAAQVSVDKSTQFALSTQSVIASPFQVVDSRQPLQVTVNGREIKDLNVPKNAWVTLILNSNPAAPPRMVIDPPVRGKDLRAELNIYNLSPGCEKATVQLANGASVFNQLPLNGQAQRTINPVQATLIANCGKNASLPLKLEPFKASDRYSLFLIGPAQSPRLIGLVDQTAP; encoded by the coding sequence ATGTACCCTCGTCTCTCTCATTTTCTAAAGCTGGGGCTTGGCCTCGGTTTTGGCCTGACGGCGATCAACGCCCAGGCCGCGTCTGAAATCGCCCAGCTCTACGCATCGAAACTGCCCGAAGGCTCGGCCTGGGTGCGGGTGGTCAATCCCTCCGACACCGCCGCCCAGGTCAGCGTCGACAAGAGCACTCAGTTTGCGCTGTCGACCCAGTCGGTCATCGCCAGCCCGTTCCAGGTGGTGGACTCGCGCCAGCCCTTGCAGGTGACGGTCAACGGTCGCGAGATCAAAGACCTGAACGTGCCGAAGAACGCCTGGGTCACGCTGATTCTGAACAGCAACCCCGCCGCGCCACCGCGCATGGTCATCGACCCGCCGGTGCGTGGCAAAGACCTGCGCGCCGAGCTGAACATCTACAACCTGAGCCCCGGCTGTGAAAAAGCCACGGTTCAGTTGGCCAATGGCGCCAGCGTGTTCAACCAGCTGCCGCTCAATGGCCAGGCGCAACGCACCATCAACCCGGTGCAAGCGACCCTGATCGCCAACTGCGGCAAGAACGCCAGCCTGCCGCTCAAGCTTGAGCCGTTCAAGGCCAGCGATCGTTACAGCCTGTTCCTGATCGGCCCCGCGCAATCGCCGCGTTTGATCGGCCTTGTGGACCAGACAGCCCCATGA
- the mltA gene encoding MltA:3D, protein MTLSFKHWRTGLALAVPFALFLAGCDNSDKTPTPPPEPPAPPHTTYTPATWDALPAVADSDLQAGFAAWRSACVRLKADTVWGATCAAAANVPLDADVTKIRSFLQEQLQVYSMRSATGSADGLITGYYEPVYPGSLTQTPQASVPVYGVPDDLIIVNLDSIYPELKGKRLRGRLEGRVLKPYDDAATINAQGLNAPVIAWLTDPMDLQFLQIQGSGRVRLDNGQQLRIGYADQNGRPYRAIGRWLVEQGELKKEDVTMGSIAAWAKAHPERITDLLASNPSYVFFARNPDSNEGPRGSLNVPLTSGYSVAIDRKVIPLGSLLWLSTTRPDGTPLVRPVAAQDTGGAIAGEVRADLFWGTGDEAGHLAGDMKQKGNVWLLWPKGMALPEAAQ, encoded by the coding sequence ATGACTCTTTCTTTCAAACACTGGCGCACGGGCCTGGCCCTGGCTGTGCCGTTTGCCCTTTTTCTCGCCGGTTGCGACAACTCGGACAAAACCCCGACGCCGCCACCTGAGCCACCCGCGCCGCCGCACACCACTTACACCCCGGCAACCTGGGATGCATTGCCTGCCGTGGCCGATAGCGATCTGCAAGCCGGTTTTGCTGCGTGGCGCAGTGCGTGTGTGCGGCTTAAGGCCGATACCGTGTGGGGCGCGACCTGTGCAGCGGCGGCCAATGTGCCGCTGGATGCAGACGTGACAAAGATCCGTAGCTTTTTGCAGGAGCAGTTGCAGGTCTACAGCATGCGCTCGGCAACCGGCAGTGCCGACGGTTTGATCACCGGTTATTACGAGCCGGTCTACCCCGGCAGCCTGACCCAAACCCCTCAGGCCTCGGTGCCGGTGTATGGCGTGCCGGACGATTTGATCATCGTCAATCTGGACAGCATCTACCCCGAACTCAAAGGCAAGCGCTTGCGCGGTCGGCTCGAAGGGCGGGTACTCAAGCCGTACGACGATGCTGCCACCATCAACGCTCAAGGGCTGAATGCGCCGGTGATCGCCTGGCTGACTGACCCGATGGACCTGCAGTTCTTGCAGATTCAGGGCTCGGGCCGGGTGCGTCTGGATAACGGCCAGCAACTGCGCATCGGGTACGCCGACCAGAACGGCAGGCCTTATCGCGCCATCGGTCGCTGGCTGGTGGAGCAGGGCGAGTTGAAGAAAGAAGACGTGACCATGGGTAGCATTGCCGCCTGGGCCAAGGCGCATCCGGAGCGCATCACGGATTTGTTGGCGAGCAATCCCAGCTACGTGTTTTTCGCCCGCAACCCGGACAGCAACGAAGGGCCGCGCGGTTCGCTGAATGTGCCACTGACCTCGGGTTACAGCGTGGCAATTGATCGCAAAGTGATCCCGCTGGGGAGTTTGCTGTGGCTGTCTACCACTCGCCCGGACGGCACGCCTCTGGTACGCCCGGTCGCCGCGCAGGATACCGGCGGCGCCATTGCCGGCGAAGTCCGTGCCGATTTGTTCTGGGGTACCGGCGACGAGGCCGGTCATTTGGCGGGGGACATGAAGCAGAAGGGCAACGTGTGGTTGTTATGGCCCAAGGGGATGGCGTTGCCGGAGGCTGCGCAATAA
- the bdlA_5 gene encoding methyl-accepting chemotaxis protein encodes MFNTRLKKELQAQEAELSIYRQMERGMDAQMLSVTLDPDYRITHANTNFSKVLGYTPEHLQGRGMDEIVPSYVKQLDCYRNLRAGIAKGESVIDNYRFLKVDGSLAWVRAIWYPIMGADGKLSHIRCFASDITEAIELATENAAFIQALLRSTAVIEFNLAGNVLKANDQFLRGMGYNIGQIKGKHHSIFCDPAEVASPQYKEFWATLNRGEFVADRFKRVDANGREVWLEATYNPVHDPQGHLYKVVKFATVITDQVEREAEVSDAAGIAFEISQQTDVSAQRGAVVVKETVETMRKISEEMQSASHGIEALGKQSLLISSIVQTIGGIAQQTNLLALNAAIEAARAGEQGRGFAVVADEVRQLAGRTSAATEEIVNVVQQNQNLVDEAVRGIANSRGQAEQGLGLANDAGAVIVEIQEGARQVVGAVSRFANQLK; translated from the coding sequence ATGTTTAACACCCGCTTGAAGAAGGAATTACAGGCGCAAGAAGCCGAGCTTTCTATCTATCGGCAAATGGAGCGAGGCATGGACGCACAGATGTTGTCCGTGACCCTCGACCCGGATTACCGCATCACTCACGCCAATACCAATTTCTCCAAAGTGCTGGGCTATACCCCCGAGCATTTGCAGGGACGTGGCATGGATGAAATCGTCCCGTCTTACGTCAAGCAACTCGATTGCTACCGGAATCTGCGGGCGGGCATCGCCAAGGGCGAGTCGGTCATCGACAACTACCGCTTCCTTAAAGTAGACGGCAGCCTGGCCTGGGTGCGGGCCATCTGGTACCCGATCATGGGCGCTGACGGCAAGCTGTCGCACATCCGCTGTTTTGCCAGCGACATTACCGAGGCGATTGAACTGGCGACTGAAAACGCCGCGTTCATTCAAGCGCTGTTGCGCTCTACCGCCGTGATCGAGTTCAACCTGGCAGGCAATGTGCTCAAGGCCAACGATCAATTCCTGCGCGGGATGGGTTACAACATCGGGCAGATCAAGGGCAAACACCACAGCATCTTCTGTGATCCGGCTGAGGTGGCCTCGCCGCAGTACAAAGAGTTCTGGGCGACCCTTAACCGCGGCGAATTTGTGGCTGATCGCTTCAAACGTGTCGACGCCAATGGCCGCGAAGTGTGGCTGGAGGCGACTTACAACCCGGTGCATGACCCTCAGGGCCATCTGTATAAAGTGGTCAAGTTCGCCACGGTGATCACGGATCAAGTCGAGCGCGAGGCGGAAGTCAGCGATGCGGCGGGTATTGCGTTTGAGATTTCCCAGCAAACCGATGTGAGCGCCCAGCGTGGCGCAGTGGTCGTCAAAGAGACGGTCGAGACCATGCGCAAGATCTCCGAAGAGATGCAGTCCGCGTCCCATGGCATCGAGGCGCTGGGCAAGCAATCACTGTTGATCAGCTCCATCGTGCAGACCATCGGCGGCATCGCCCAGCAAACCAACCTGCTGGCGCTCAACGCCGCGATCGAAGCCGCCCGCGCGGGCGAGCAGGGCAGGGGTTTTGCGGTGGTGGCCGATGAAGTGCGGCAACTGGCGGGTCGCACCAGCGCAGCCACCGAGGAAATCGTCAACGTGGTGCAGCAGAACCAGAATCTGGTGGACGAAGCCGTGCGCGGCATCGCCAACAGCCGCGGGCAGGCTGAGCAAGGCTTGGGGCTGGCCAATGACGCCGGGGCGGTGATCGTCGAAATCCAGGAAGGCGCGCGGCAAGTGGTGGGGGCTGTGAGTCGGTTTGCCAATCAATTGAAGTAG
- a CDS encoding outer membrane adhesin-like protein, with translation MSVQSDLAELYTAFYNRAPDAAGLAYWVNELNNGNMTLESIARNWEGAQPETQEKYPDTLSVDDFIEAIYGNVFSRSSDAEGAAYWKAGLENGSLSRDSFIAAVLNGAKANTSTQGLADAALVNNKAQVGVAFAEKGLNDTALAAKVLTSVSANTDTLNATLDLIKLIPASTAAQTPALLTLVSSTLDKVAALVKGAPGELSDLATYLNAVVTGTGSTTNLTTLFTSINTKAGAALTNPSALDNPAAQAGSDVVTATPTTGEVAVFAVTQTAPGLFTVGSQNGNVSLYVDGSVFTFKPANGTAVDVDSSLITSGLVVNSVSLVPSSDAFSYLMAGVVIGGIKISGSGTLVVPQANPSTLIESRVADISLSLKQQYETGVEQITSVLDLLDIRVDYGVVESLGGNATQIVDLYARNDVIGLGKVDLFVTDEYVPLATLVTIDAKTTGALQYQGVTGTLAQLKASIYVKADINVLVTDLPTTSTGLEALAAKIGGEALIAFNLTSVAQLKELSDLKLTTYWTGTLVDTATNLLTVSQGDTRNVDVTLTNNDAGTLTVQQRSDLAKMLAYVDDSDWKFNLKDTAEHLLASHAADPDIFNFYVRTVTVNDNAELSLAEVATLKSLTALNFEYTVVDTLANLTANQGEGLVNGYVIADTVVNLENAITSSDPVFAGKQGYYVADTVEHVQQWQSEEGQTPVTPNGYILVDTVSNLLASKSSSTFTDADGYKISGDLTSSNLSIEEAKIVAKASNSNDYINKYSVSGSVTEAEGLDNYTFKYASSVTLSATTGEDTLSGNLTDGHLNIVYSSGAQADHFVSPGTGVYQAVDGNFDSFSFLYGSPSIPDRDHIDVLGGTALAQSFSGNVTDNTYTFVKGSYNALDGKFTQATYGTDTLVAWDSDTSNVLDAVAIVLVGQSPNNASEIVNFSLKLVP, from the coding sequence ATGAGCGTACAGTCAGATTTAGCCGAGCTTTACACCGCATTTTATAATCGCGCACCGGATGCCGCTGGTCTGGCGTACTGGGTCAACGAGTTGAATAACGGCAACATGACTCTTGAGTCCATCGCCCGGAACTGGGAAGGCGCACAGCCGGAAACTCAGGAAAAATACCCTGACACCTTGTCGGTCGATGATTTCATCGAAGCGATATATGGCAATGTTTTCAGTCGCAGCAGCGACGCTGAAGGCGCTGCTTATTGGAAGGCCGGTCTGGAAAACGGCAGCCTCAGCCGCGATTCGTTCATTGCTGCAGTCCTTAACGGTGCCAAGGCCAACACCTCTACCCAAGGTCTGGCCGATGCTGCGCTGGTTAATAACAAGGCTCAGGTAGGCGTGGCTTTCGCGGAGAAGGGTTTGAACGACACTGCCCTGGCGGCCAAGGTGCTGACCTCTGTGTCGGCCAACACGGACACCCTGAACGCGACGCTGGACCTGATCAAACTGATCCCGGCCTCGACGGCAGCCCAGACTCCCGCTCTGCTGACCCTGGTGTCGTCGACCCTGGATAAGGTTGCTGCTCTGGTCAAAGGCGCGCCTGGCGAGCTGAGCGATCTGGCTACTTACCTCAACGCCGTGGTGACCGGAACTGGCAGCACGACCAACCTCACCACCTTGTTCACCAGCATCAACACCAAAGCTGGCGCAGCCTTGACCAACCCCAGTGCTCTCGATAACCCTGCCGCTCAGGCTGGCTCGGATGTGGTTACTGCGACGCCGACCACGGGTGAAGTGGCTGTGTTTGCGGTGACTCAGACGGCCCCCGGCCTGTTTACCGTCGGCAGTCAAAACGGCAACGTCAGCCTCTATGTAGACGGTAGTGTCTTTACGTTCAAGCCGGCCAATGGCACTGCTGTGGACGTTGACTCATCGCTCATCACCAGCGGTCTGGTTGTAAACAGCGTCTCGCTGGTGCCGAGCAGTGATGCGTTCAGCTATTTGATGGCTGGTGTGGTTATAGGTGGTATTAAAATCTCAGGTTCCGGTACTTTGGTCGTGCCGCAAGCCAATCCGTCTACTCTGATCGAGTCCCGCGTTGCGGACATATCGCTCTCGCTCAAGCAGCAATACGAGACCGGCGTTGAGCAAATAACGTCTGTGCTCGACCTGTTGGACATTCGTGTCGATTACGGGGTTGTCGAGTCGCTAGGCGGCAATGCGACTCAGATTGTTGACCTGTATGCGCGTAACGACGTCATCGGCCTCGGCAAGGTCGATCTGTTTGTTACAGATGAATATGTGCCACTGGCTACCTTGGTCACGATCGACGCTAAAACTACTGGCGCTCTGCAATATCAGGGTGTCACCGGCACCCTTGCACAGCTTAAGGCCAGCATCTATGTGAAGGCTGACATCAATGTACTGGTGACCGATCTGCCGACCACATCTACGGGGCTGGAAGCGCTGGCGGCCAAGATAGGCGGTGAGGCGCTGATTGCTTTCAATCTGACCAGCGTTGCACAGTTGAAGGAGCTGTCCGACCTGAAGCTGACTACTTATTGGACGGGCACGCTGGTTGATACCGCGACGAATCTGCTGACCGTTTCTCAGGGCGACACGCGTAATGTCGACGTCACGCTGACCAATAACGATGCGGGTACGCTGACCGTTCAGCAGCGCAGTGATCTGGCCAAGATGCTGGCCTACGTGGATGATTCCGACTGGAAGTTCAACCTGAAGGATACCGCTGAGCATTTGCTGGCCAGTCACGCGGCCGACCCTGACATCTTTAACTTCTATGTTAGAACGGTCACTGTTAACGACAACGCCGAGCTGAGCCTTGCTGAGGTCGCGACGCTCAAATCACTGACTGCTTTGAACTTTGAATATACAGTCGTCGACACGTTAGCCAATCTGACTGCCAATCAAGGTGAGGGGCTCGTTAACGGCTACGTCATTGCTGACACGGTCGTCAACCTTGAAAACGCCATTACTTCCAGCGATCCGGTGTTTGCCGGCAAGCAAGGCTACTACGTCGCGGATACCGTGGAGCATGTCCAACAATGGCAAAGCGAAGAGGGTCAGACTCCCGTTACGCCAAATGGGTACATTCTGGTCGATACGGTAAGTAACCTGCTCGCTAGCAAGTCTTCCTCGACGTTTACCGATGCGGATGGCTACAAAATATCAGGCGATTTGACGTCCTCCAACTTGTCGATTGAGGAGGCGAAGATTGTTGCCAAGGCTTCAAATAGCAATGACTACATCAACAAATATTCCGTTAGCGGGTCGGTGACAGAGGCTGAGGGTTTGGACAACTACACGTTCAAATACGCCAGCTCGGTGACATTGAGCGCTACAACGGGTGAGGACACGCTCAGCGGTAATCTCACCGACGGGCATCTCAACATCGTGTACAGCTCCGGAGCTCAAGCCGATCATTTTGTATCGCCAGGCACGGGCGTCTACCAAGCGGTGGACGGCAACTTTGACTCCTTCAGCTTCTTGTATGGCAGCCCGTCCATTCCTGATCGGGATCATATTGACGTGCTTGGTGGTACGGCATTGGCTCAGTCTTTCTCCGGCAACGTGACTGACAATACCTACACGTTTGTCAAAGGCAGCTATAACGCTCTCGACGGTAAATTCACTCAAGCTACCTACGGCACTGACACGCTGGTTGCCTGGGACTCGGATACAAGCAATGTCTTGGATGCGGTAGCGATCGTATTGGTTGGGCAGAGTCCGAACAACGCGTCTGAAATCGTGAATTTCAGCCTGAAGTTGGTGCCGTAA
- a CDS encoding alginate biosynthesis protein AlgJ — translation MSQPLKTHLLRRRLPVLAGLLICLTGTGAQAASAVITGKDGWLFPAWESLSKVDNAGNARTVALLKDVQQQLAREHIALVVLVVPMKAPFYAQRLPADQPLSPAVAQRYDQLQGNLSKAGLTTLNIKPILQKTEQGKQTAFYRADYHWTAWSAENTADATAKLITGKYRLQGEPGGGAVLGDWFDKRAFGDLASNFLPAIKRKAIGRDIYTVRHQVEEDLLIDDAPAPVQVIGNSFVQPYLGFTQKLSNALDRPVTLTWNPGDVGPWATLLQYLESPDFAQHKPQVIVWQFNEGQFHLGPDAAANWNAKGVTSLNQWHQRINKALP, via the coding sequence ATGAGCCAGCCATTGAAAACGCATCTTTTGCGGCGTCGCCTGCCGGTACTCGCCGGCTTGCTGATCTGCCTGACCGGCACCGGCGCGCAGGCGGCGTCGGCGGTGATCACGGGCAAGGACGGCTGGTTGTTTCCGGCCTGGGAAAGCCTGAGTAAAGTCGACAACGCAGGCAATGCGCGCACGGTCGCGCTGCTCAAGGATGTCCAGCAGCAGCTTGCCCGGGAGCACATTGCACTGGTCGTTCTGGTGGTGCCCATGAAAGCGCCCTTCTACGCCCAACGCCTGCCCGCTGACCAACCGCTCAGCCCCGCCGTTGCCCAACGTTATGATCAACTGCAAGGCAACTTGAGCAAAGCGGGCCTGACCACGCTGAACATCAAGCCGATCCTGCAGAAGACCGAGCAAGGTAAACAGACGGCGTTCTACCGGGCGGACTATCACTGGACGGCCTGGAGTGCGGAAAACACCGCCGACGCGACCGCGAAATTGATCACCGGCAAGTACCGCCTACAGGGCGAACCGGGTGGCGGCGCCGTGCTGGGTGACTGGTTCGACAAGCGCGCCTTTGGCGACCTGGCGAGCAACTTCCTGCCCGCCATCAAGCGCAAGGCCATTGGCCGGGACATCTACACGGTGCGCCATCAGGTGGAAGAAGATCTACTGATCGACGACGCGCCCGCGCCGGTGCAAGTGATCGGCAACAGTTTTGTGCAGCCGTACCTGGGCTTCACCCAGAAACTGTCCAACGCGCTGGACCGTCCGGTTACCCTGACCTGGAACCCCGGCGACGTGGGCCCTTGGGCAACATTGCTGCAATACCTGGAGTCGCCGGACTTCGCCCAACACAAACCCCAGGTGATCGTCTGGCAATTCAATGAGGGCCAGTTTCACCTCGGCCCCGACGCTGCTGCCAACTGGAACGCCAAAGGCGTGACCTCGCTGAACCAGTGGCATCAGCGCATCAATAAGGCGCTTCCTTGA
- the algA_3 gene encoding mannose-1-phosphate guanylyltransferase/mannose-6-phosphate isomerase yields the protein MFTPVILAGGNGSRLWPLSRQSFPKQFLALDGQDQGTMFQRTLARLQGLEHSAAVVVSNENHRFIVAEQLRVAKMGSRRIILEPLARNTAPAIALAALEASADGSDPILLVLAADHHIHDEQAFRAAVQVAQAHAEAGRLVTFGITPTHAETGFGYIQCGAAIEQGGFAISAFKEKPSPEMADEYLASGVYLWNSGMFMFRASVFLNELNEHRPEMLAACRAALAGAEADRTFLHVPAEEFSKCVDESVDYAVMEHTAAGLVVPLDAGWNDLGSWSAIWDVGPHDADMNRLEGDVMAIDTKNCLVQSHHRLVATVGLEDLIVIETKDAVLVANKNDSQQVKGVVKRLQAEERAEFVTHPLVNRPWGHYDTVDRGERYQVKRISVLPGECLSLQMHYHRAEHWIVVSGTAKVICDDKELILSENQSTYIPLGIKHSLANPGKVPLELIEVQSGSYLGEDDIVRFEDRYGRLPK from the coding sequence ATGTTCACCCCGGTAATCCTGGCTGGCGGTAATGGTTCGCGTCTGTGGCCGCTTTCGCGCCAGAGCTTTCCCAAGCAATTTCTGGCCCTGGATGGCCAGGATCAGGGCACGATGTTTCAGCGCACGCTGGCTCGGCTGCAAGGCCTTGAGCACTCGGCTGCGGTGGTGGTCAGTAACGAAAATCATCGTTTTATCGTTGCCGAGCAACTGCGTGTCGCGAAGATGGGCAGCCGTCGCATCATCCTTGAGCCGCTGGCGCGCAATACTGCGCCTGCCATTGCTCTGGCGGCACTTGAAGCGAGCGCCGATGGCAGCGATCCGATCCTGCTGGTGCTGGCCGCCGATCACCACATCCATGACGAACAAGCCTTCCGCGCCGCCGTGCAAGTGGCGCAAGCCCACGCCGAAGCCGGGCGGCTGGTAACGTTTGGCATCACGCCAACCCACGCCGAAACCGGTTTTGGTTACATCCAGTGCGGCGCTGCCATCGAGCAGGGCGGCTTTGCGATTTCCGCCTTTAAAGAGAAGCCTTCGCCGGAAATGGCCGACGAGTACCTCGCCTCAGGCGTGTACCTGTGGAACAGCGGCATGTTCATGTTCCGCGCCTCGGTGTTCCTCAATGAGCTGAACGAACATCGTCCAGAAATGCTGGCTGCCTGCCGCGCCGCGCTGGCCGGTGCTGAAGCTGACCGCACGTTCCTGCACGTACCGGCTGAAGAGTTCTCGAAGTGCGTCGATGAGTCGGTGGATTACGCCGTCATGGAACACACGGCCGCGGGCCTGGTTGTGCCGCTGGATGCCGGCTGGAACGACCTGGGCAGCTGGTCGGCGATCTGGGACGTGGGTCCGCATGACGCCGACATGAATCGTCTAGAAGGCGACGTCATGGCCATCGATACCAAAAACTGTCTTGTGCAGTCCCATCACCGCCTGGTCGCCACCGTCGGTCTTGAAGACCTGATCGTGATCGAAACCAAGGATGCCGTGCTGGTTGCCAACAAGAACGACAGCCAGCAGGTCAAGGGCGTGGTCAAGCGCTTGCAGGCTGAAGAGCGCGCTGAGTTCGTGACCCATCCGCTGGTCAATCGCCCTTGGGGCCATTACGACACCGTGGACCGTGGCGAGCGTTATCAGGTCAAGCGCATCAGCGTATTGCCGGGCGAATGCCTGTCGCTGCAAATGCACTACCACCGCGCCGAACACTGGATCGTGGTATCCGGTACCGCCAAGGTCATCTGCGACGACAAAGAACTGATCCTCTCAGAAAACCAGTCGACCTACATCCCGCTGGGCATCAAGCACTCGCTGGCCAACCCTGGCAAGGTGCCGTTGGAACTGATCGAAGTTCAATCCGGCTCCTACCTGGGTGAAGACGACATCGTGCGGTTTGAAGACCGTTACGGACGTTTGCCGAAGTAA
- a CDS encoding peptidase aspartic, active site — protein MKRSLLSLMVTGLSLLPVVSHAEILPLPLTGPAYQTANEAYSAYDRKDYDLAIAKAREALRQRADVTRLNRLIALAERDKDMRDNPRRYPQARPAPGFGAAAQAFKAYDRDDFAVAAQAARKAISQAPKRMDYRLLLIESLQRQQHLQEADLATSDALRLFPDDDTLLMRREAIRRQLAAPLAIASYRALQADNLPLAVDQARKAVAWAPEIGAHQQLLISTLISAKDYRAAELAATGALAQDDGEIAPWILRAYALDRQGKTQAAQNDLKQALAIDGLLDSEVREIRFFAADLALSNNDPQLALAQLQQLPPDESGEVARRRAAAQAAARQKSNGLKVATRFPAPALNCQESAFGLICDIWPGNQRDGGTDMAVQAYAALARKDSASAATLASEAIRRAPDNPAYRSLLVSALTDQKRLPEALDAANRGLEVNGDDARLLSQRGRLHQQMSEDSAARQDCTKALALGSLPAYEEASLYAALGQRRTARERLQQARDTGELESMSDLQVAYLSVQAGDDEAAHESFRKADAETRLAPTATQDAAYTAMRVNDDEHAVGYFKRVIDAKNAGELDMPAQQLFDTRRAVADVSRTWGLTSTTSYRGNSSSSGLSSAPSTSANNGNGGSSSGGSNDSLQNSTELSYRPLGYRNARFVELYGRVTDTLWSKNGDSDTGLDALQGALGVRVKPFSSLNVMAAVERTFPLGSSDVDGDWLVRLGYGSSIGTDLRVDTPSWWTSQLFAEAGHYVNDSRNYVNSEWQGGRSYAIGGTGSRWVTFPHVVAAYDYDSKMNSKTGSDGRADYSSGHAAGVGIGNNVRYWFREDAYNAPRSYVDFSLQYRVKVSGDDRAKGVFARLTYSY, from the coding sequence ATGAAGCGCTCTCTGCTGAGCCTGATGGTCACTGGCCTGAGCCTGCTGCCCGTCGTGAGCCATGCTGAAATATTGCCGCTGCCACTGACCGGCCCGGCGTACCAAACCGCTAACGAAGCCTACAGCGCCTATGACCGCAAGGACTACGACCTGGCCATTGCCAAGGCCCGTGAAGCCTTGCGCCAGCGCGCCGATGTCACCCGTTTGAACCGGCTGATCGCCCTGGCCGAACGCGACAAAGACATGCGCGACAACCCTCGGCGCTACCCGCAAGCGCGTCCGGCACCCGGCTTTGGCGCAGCGGCCCAAGCGTTCAAGGCGTACGACCGCGACGACTTTGCCGTGGCCGCACAGGCTGCACGCAAAGCCATCAGCCAGGCGCCAAAACGCATGGATTATCGCCTGCTGCTGATTGAATCCCTGCAACGCCAACAACATCTGCAGGAAGCCGATCTGGCCACCAGCGATGCGCTGCGGCTGTTCCCTGACGACGACACCTTGCTGATGCGCCGCGAGGCCATCCGCCGCCAATTGGCCGCACCATTGGCCATCGCCAGCTACCGCGCCCTGCAAGCCGACAACCTGCCGCTAGCGGTGGATCAGGCCCGCAAGGCCGTGGCCTGGGCACCGGAAATCGGCGCCCATCAACAATTGCTGATCAGCACCCTGATTTCGGCCAAGGACTACCGCGCTGCCGAACTCGCGGCAACCGGCGCACTGGCTCAGGACGATGGCGAAATCGCGCCGTGGATTCTGCGCGCCTATGCACTGGATCGACAGGGTAAAACCCAGGCCGCCCAAAATGATTTGAAACAGGCACTGGCCATCGATGGCCTGCTGGATTCGGAAGTGCGGGAAATCCGTTTCTTCGCCGCCGACCTGGCGCTGTCCAACAACGATCCGCAACTGGCACTGGCGCAACTGCAGCAATTGCCGCCAGACGAAAGCGGCGAAGTGGCCCGCCGTCGTGCCGCTGCTCAGGCCGCTGCCCGGCAGAAATCCAACGGTTTGAAAGTCGCGACTCGCTTCCCGGCGCCGGCACTCAATTGCCAGGAAAGCGCCTTCGGTTTGATCTGCGACATCTGGCCGGGCAACCAGCGCGATGGCGGCACCGACATGGCCGTTCAGGCTTATGCCGCGCTGGCCCGCAAGGATTCGGCCTCCGCCGCGACCCTGGCCAGCGAAGCCATTCGCCGCGCACCGGACAACCCGGCTTATCGCAGCCTGCTGGTCAGCGCCCTGACCGATCAAAAGCGCCTGCCCGAAGCCCTCGACGCCGCCAACCGTGGCCTTGAAGTCAACGGCGACGACGCCCGCCTGCTCTCTCAACGCGGCCGATTGCATCAACAGATGAGCGAGGATTCCGCCGCCCGCCAGGACTGCACCAAGGCCCTGGCACTGGGCAGCCTGCCCGCCTATGAAGAGGCCAGCCTCTACGCGGCATTGGGTCAGCGCCGCACTGCTCGCGAACGCTTGCAGCAGGCCAGGGACACCGGCGAGCTGGAATCCATGAGCGACCTGCAAGTGGCTTATCTGTCAGTGCAAGCCGGTGACGATGAGGCTGCGCACGAATCATTTCGCAAGGCCGATGCCGAGACACGGCTCGCGCCGACGGCCACTCAGGACGCCGCCTACACCGCCATGCGCGTCAACGATGACGAGCACGCGGTGGGTTATTTCAAGCGGGTGATCGACGCGAAGAATGCAGGTGAACTGGACATGCCCGCCCAACAGTTGTTCGACACCCGGCGCGCCGTGGCCGACGTCTCGCGCACCTGGGGCCTGACCAGCACCACCAGTTATCGTGGCAACAGTTCCAGCAGCGGCTTGAGTTCGGCGCCGTCCACCAGTGCCAATAATGGCAACGGCGGCAGCAGCAGTGGTGGCAGCAACGACAGCCTGCAGAACAGCACCGAGCTTTCCTATCGCCCACTGGGTTATCGCAACGCCCGCTTCGTCGAGCTTTACGGCCGCGTCACTGACACGCTGTGGAGCAAGAATGGCGATTCCGACACCGGTCTGGATGCCTTGCAAGGCGCCTTGGGTGTACGGGTCAAACCCTTCTCGTCCCTGAACGTCATGGCGGCAGTGGAACGCACTTTCCCGCTGGGTTCGTCCGATGTCGACGGCGACTGGCTGGTGCGCCTGGGCTACGGCTCAAGCATCGGCACCGACCTGCGGGTCGACACGCCAAGCTGGTGGACCTCACAACTGTTCGCCGAAGCGGGTCATTACGTCAATGATTCACGCAACTACGTGAACAGCGAATGGCAGGGCGGCCGCAGCTACGCCATCGGCGGCACCGGCTCGCGCTGGGTCACCTTCCCGCACGTGGTCGCGGCCTACGATTACGATTCGAAGATGAACAGCAAAACCGGCAGCGACGGCCGCGCCGATTACTCGTCAGGCCACGCGGCTGGCGTCGGTATCGGTAACAACGTGCGCTACTGGTTCCGCGAAGACGCTTACAACGCGCCGCGCTCATACGTGGATTTTTCCCTGCAATACCGAGTGAAAGTCTCCGGTGATGACCGCGCCAAAGGCGTCTTCGCTCGCCTGACTTACTCCTACTGA